The following are encoded in a window of Narcine bancroftii isolate sNarBan1 chromosome 2, sNarBan1.hap1, whole genome shotgun sequence genomic DNA:
- the prrt1 gene encoding proline-rich transmembrane protein 1, with protein MSTEKQALQDGGHQVPMSPPPYPVQEPSANGTSQGYSMPTHTPAMSMGTEGFIQETQFNSTMPQGYAIPTSHPAGPMGLAGYGHQGYAVQYQPCAGAYVPVYPVANNMRPYLPGNNGIMAGGQQMPPSITMMNPPRPPHDYLPIAVLTTVCCFWPTGIFAIFKAVQVRTAIARGDMVSAEIASREARNFSFISLAVGIASMVLCAILTVVVVIAAQHHDDDWDP; from the exons CCTTGCAGGATGGAGGGCACCAGGTGCCCATGTCTCCTCCGCCCTACCCGGTGCAGGAGCCCTCAGCGAACGGCACATCGCAAGGCTATTCGATGCCAACACACACTCCCGCCATGTCGATGGGCACTGAGGGCTTCATTCAGGAGACACAGTTCAACAGCACCATGCCCCAGGGATATGCCATACCCACAAGTCATCCCGCGGGGCCAATGGGCTTGGCAGGATACGGGCACCAAGGCTATGCTGTGCAGTACCAGCCCTGCGCTGGTGCCTATGTCCCCGTTTATCCAGTGGCAAAC AACATGAGACCGTATCTTCCTGGAAACAATGGGATAATGGCAGGGGGACAGCAGATGCCCCCATCGATCACAATGATGAATCCGCCGCGCCCTCCCCATGACTACCTTCCCATTGCAGTGTTGACTACAGTGTGCTGCTTCTGGCCAACTGGGATATTCGCCATCTTCAAGGCTGTGCAG GTGCGGACTGCCATTGCTCGTGGCGATATGGTGTCAGCAGAGATTGCCTCTCGCGAAGCCCGGAACTTCTCCTTCATCAGTTTGGCAGTGGGCATCGCCTCCATGGTCCTCTGTGCCATCCTGACTGTGGTGGTTGTCATAGCGGCCCAGCACCACGACGACGACTGGGACCCTTAG